The window ttgaggtcgggatatcatcaggtgagggtgcgggatgaggatgtccagaagacagcatttaggacgcgatatgggcattatgagtttgtggtgatgccttttgggctcactaatgccccggcggtgttcatggatctcatgaacagggtatgcaggccgatgttggatcggtcggtgattgtatttatcgatgatattctggtgtattcgagatctagagagcagcatgaggagcatttgagggaggtccttggggtactgagatcggagaagctttatgcaaagttctccaagtgtgatttctggttacgggaggtccagttcctaggacatctcgttaaccaggaagggatcctggtcgatccggccaaggttgaggcggtgatgggttgggaggtgccaaagtcaccctctgagatcaggagtttccttggattagcagggtattatcggagatttatcaaggatttctccaagatcgcagtgccgctcaccagattgacccggaagggtgtcgcattctcatggggtcccgagcagcagacctcctttgagacacttcgccagaggttgtgcgaagccccgatattagctctcccggaaaggatggaggattttgtagtatattgtgatgcatcgattttggggttgggtgcggtattgatgcagaggggtcatgtgatagcatatgcatcgaggcagctgaagcctcatgagacgagatatcccacgcatgatctagagttgggggcagtagtgttcgccctcaagatttggcgtcactacttatatggggttcggtgtacgatatacacggaccataagagcttgaagtacttgatggatcagcccaatctaaatatgcgtcagaggaggtggttagatgtggtcaaggattatgattgtgagatcctgtaccaccccggcaaggccaatgtggtgaccgatgcgttgagccgcagggcggagagcactccattgtgaaatgtatgtttgagattgaccatgatagctccggtattggatgccattcgtggggcacaggccgaggctgtgcagccggagattcagaagagggaacgggtcgttggtttggtttcagagttcgttacggatggtcgagggcttatgacttttcagggtcggatttgggtaccgtttgtgggtggtacgcgtacttccttgatggaggaggctcatcggtcgaaatttttgatccatccgggggctacgaagatgtatttggatttgaggaaagagtattggtggccctgtatgaagagggacgtcacatggttcgttgagaggtgcttgacctaccgtagggttaaggccgagcaccagagaccgcatggcaagttgcagccattggaggttcccgaatggaagtgggaacagatcactatggatttcatcaccaaattgccgagaactgctagaggagttgatgcaatttgggtgattgtggataggttgacgaagagcgctcacttccttgccatcagtgagagttcttcagcagagaagttggcagagttatatgtgagagaagtggtatctcggcatggggtgccgatctcgattgtttcagaccgtgatgtgcgctttacttccagattctggaagaaatttcatgaggagttgggtactagattgcattttagtaccgcatatcatccccagacagacggtcagagtgagcggacgattcagacgcttgaggacatgcttcgagcatgtgtgttggatttcggaggtagctgggatgcgtatttacccttggcagagttttcctacaacaacagccatcattcgagcattggtatgccaccctttgagctgttgtatggtaggaggtgtcggacccccatttgctggggagaggttgggtagagagtgatgggcagtacagagatcgtgcttcagacaacagagcagattcagcaggtcagacagaggttattgaccgcccagagtcgacagaagagttatgcagacagacgccggtccgagcttgagtttcaggtcggcgacttcgttctcctgaaggtctctccttggaaaggagtgattcgattcaggaagaggggcaagttggggccccggtatattgggccatttcgcgtgattgcgagggtaggccgggtagcctatcgtttggaattgccaacagagttggggcaaatccacgacacttttcatgtgtcgcaattgaggaaatgtattgtcgatgagtcggcagtagttccattagaggatattcaggtggatgcgagcctgaattatgccaagagaccagtagccatcagagatcggaagatcaaggttctgaggaacaaggatgtacccctggtgttggttcagtggcaacaccggaagggatcagaaatgacctgggagccggagcgcgagatgcaggagcagcatccggagctattttcagagcgagacttcgagggcgaagtctagttctagtgggggagagttgtaacagcccggatttctagGTATTTTATTGTCTTgtttttttgtgttttgagaggggactcggcgagttggagctcagactcgccgagtagggtcgcgattctggacgcgggattcgtctggactcggcgagtccaggatatggactcggcgagtccatgctgtttaacgaaaccctaaattctcgggtttgggacctatttaaagggccttatggccgtcatttgcacccaacagtccatagagagaaaccctagagtgctttagcgatttgagagagaaaggaagcatttcttgacatttgtgtgttgtttagcaaagaagagggaggttctagccaagaggaggcaaaggagactgctattcggtggatttgaagcttagcccttcaatccaaaggtatgatttcggctcatctcctgttttgtgaagtataattgattttagggtttcttgtgaccttgttgagttgattggatggccaaatagtcccttgctagtgatgagacttcggatctggatccatagaggtccagagggcctcattcatcaagctttatagagaacaatggaggttatgaccttgagtagtgagatttgttgataattcttcatatatggtcatatagaggttgtttatgcaccaagtctggggctttacgtggtgaatcagtctaggagggccagatctatgaattgttggagtagatctgaccttagaagcaagtttgagtgattgcatggcatggactcgccgagtccgatgagcagactcggcgagtagcttgaagattgccttggaccggccagtgagtggtccagtcgagtcaggggttgactcagtgagtcagggcgagttagggagggttgtcaagtggactgagtcgagctgggactcgccgagtcgttcttgagactcggcgagttgagtcggggtggccccgcgatttctgccaggtgaaactcgtcgagtcagggggagtactcgacgtgtagaaagggaatcctagagagttggtgagaacgtctagactcaccgagttgccgtgtacactcgccgagtccggtcaaagttgaccgttgaccgttgacctgtgttgacttcttagggatagtcaaccttagagataaaaagtgttaattagagtcatgtgatgttataggaggattagagctcggaggatcgagcacgaggggttTCCAgggttcgtgagataccgagacacgcgaggtgagtcttctcactatactttaccttgagtaggtaatcagagctatgtgttagtgcatgtatgttatgtgtatgccatgtgttgtactgcattatttctatgtgatttatgctgtgcatgattacagagttggaaccggaaggttcctagagttagaacctgagggttcacagagttgggtgcacggacccatagagttatagcctcgagtggctaatatgtgttttatgtggtattttggggaaactcactaagcttcgtgcttacagtgttagtgttgttgtttcaggtactagcgatgaccgtgggaaggcgccggcttgatctgtacacacgcaggggactttgatatatttatgtgatcttgggatttgtatgatacagattggaatttgaaacttaatggcttttatgaaattaaatgagaaatgttttttttgtattgcgaaaaattattttgaaattcacggtgttacaatgtaatttctaagttgtgcatgaGCATGATTGAACATTTCTTCCTTAGTCAAAGCTCTGTTTCTTCGAAAATCGGCTAATACCTAGTATTGCGGTAGGGAGCCATAAATCCACGGGTGTTGGTGTATGCggcatcacaaaggtaatatttatctgtaGATGTATGAcaaatttatcatataaataatatagATAATAAAACGTATAGTAAAGTTACAAACCTGGTGGAGGGAATGGAAATCCGGAAGTTGGGttaaatgcaacttctttcaaaactttaAAATCATGTGCTATGCCCTCCCATCCAGCCCATacaaaggtgaatatcatatcaaaattacaaattccAATTACATTTTGATAACATTCACCTTTTTCTCTTCCCCTGTAACGAGTTTGTTGATCAACAGGCACAACTGCATGTACAAGTGTTCCATCTAGTGCACCTATTGCTCCGGGAAATATTTGCATTAACCGTCTATGTCGTTCTGAGGTATTTCTTGTTGAATTAGACGAGGTTGGTACTATAATTTCTCGTGCAAAACACATCATTGCACGTAAGACCTcatgaaaacattgatgaatcgtTTGTGTGGAGTGATGAAATCTTTCTTTAACGGCCGAAAACGTTCATTATGTCctataacatgtaaaaacatagcCATCTTCTCCTCAACGCTTATCGTCCTACTAGATTGCAACCAATTTCTTTGTGTAAAGTGATTGCATAGTAGTACAAATGCATCTTGTGAAAGACGTATCATGTCGTAACATTGTATAGGACATCCGTGTATCAAATCTTGCGTATACACATATCCCTTTGCTACCTGTTCGCTAGCTCTTATTCTTTTAATTTCTTTGCCTTTGTCGGACCAACATCAACCAATACCACGAgaatataagaaaatataaaaagtcaCCTTCTTTATCCATGTGTCATGttagatgtcaaatacaaattacattttaatcaataacataacaatcaataacataacaatccATGACATAACAAACCGTAACATGTAAATACGAAAAACATAACAATCCATATAACATAACCGCACCTAAGAAaaacaatccataacataactAAACCATAGAATACTAATGTCTAACaataaaccataacatactaaaGTCAAACAATGAACCATAACATACTAAAGTCAAACAATGAACCATAACATACTAAAGTCAAACGTAACATGTAAATACTAAAGTCAACCAACTAATCCAAACTTTTTTCCCGCATTTGTTACCCACGACTCACAAGTTGACAAGTTAAGGCGCAACCAAATTTTCCTATTACCAGCACTTTCAGCAAATAACATAAGAGCAGTGGTGTATTTCGGATCATATTCTCCCCACTCCAAGCATGTCAACTTCGCCATACAAGCATCCATCTCCTTGTCAAGATTGTTTGCTTCGGTGAATGCTTGTGCAGCCTTGATAATCTCTTTTCCAACTTCTTTCAACTCATCATCAAGTGTGGTTTCTTTAGGACCATTTCGTTTGCCTCCCTTGTTTTTTGTCCGCCCAGATGATTCCTCACTAGTAGGTTGAGGTACTGTTGAGCTTGGGGTATCTGCATGAGGTGCTGGCTCATCCATCTATGTATCCTCAAAATCATGTGTACTGAAGGTTTCATTGGGATGAGGTAATGTCGAAGATGGCCCCCAACTGTGAACACCGGTCGAGGTTGCCCCATCAaatagttgggtacaaagttcagGGCAAGGGAGGGGTGCATTTCTCAGCTTATCTACATACTTGTTCAACTGTTTgacaaatttaataaatattattaaagtaGTAAAAAAATAATCTACTTTAAAGAAAATGTATATATGTACCTTCGCTTCCGCTTCCCATTCTTCATTAGTCATGTTAAAAGAATTCGTTACGGGATTATAAATATTTCCTGTTTTGTTTTTAAGTTTTAACCATACTGCATACTTTGCTTTTAAATAGTCGTATcggtttttcatttgttttttgtcGACAATAAAATTATGATTTGTTTTCAATTTCTCCGCGACCACAGGCCATGAGCTTGCTTTTAGTCCACTACCCTCCCGGCCATTGCTTGTTAATTCTTGTATACATGCTTCCAAAAAAGTTTTGTCCACCAATTCCGACTTCCAACTAACCCTAATTCTTTTATCTGTCATGTCtattgtaaaaagaaaaaaaaataatcatccacataacacacatttacaAATAGCTAACACTATTTGTTTGATGTCAATAagataaaacatatattttttgtttaaccTAAAGATAATACAACTTGAAGACATGACTTGGGAGATATCATATACACACAgtacataacttgaagacaagatcTCATATATCAGTTTGGTAATGCATATATACCTATGTAACAAATTCTAATCATTTTCTTGAGCATTTTGATGTTACACACAtatgcacataaacataacatataCACACAGTACACAATTCATTCTATTTAACAACTATATAAGGGGCTGTGATTTCACACATTAGTAAACATGAAGGGGCTGTGATTTCACAACTATATAAAACAACTATATAAGGGGATGTGAGTTTTGATGTTACACACATTGCAAACTTTGATTTCACACATTAGTAAACATGAAGGGGCTGTGATTTAACAACTATATAAAACAACTATATAAGGGGTTGTGATTTTTGATGTTACACACATTGCAAACTTTGATTTCAGAATGAAATCGATCATCAATTTGACAGCAAACATGAAGGGTTTTgtaatttcagaaaaaaaaacgaagaggaagaggaagaacGAGCGGCAATTTGTATTAGGGAAGCAGGAGAAGAAATTGCATCGGTCAAGAAGGGTGATTTCAGATAAAATTTGTATTAGGGAGCAGGAGAAGAAATTTGTATTAGGGAGCGGCAATTTGTGATTGGCAATTTGTGATTTCAGATaaaataaagcaaaaaaaaaacacgCAGTTACCTTGTCGTCGCCGGAGAAGTCGTCACAGCGTCGTCGCCGGAGAAGATGAGGAGGGAGGCGATCAGCACTTGgcgatggagaagaagaagacggGAGAAGCTAATGTCTAGGTTATTAGCGATAGCGAAGGAGGCGAGTGAGGGCAAAGGGCAAAAAAGAAAACGCGTAGCTAATTTCCAGTAAGGAGGGTTTTTTTGGCTTACTGGGTAAGAGTAATGGGCTGATCGAGTAagctttattttgtatttatcAAACATCCGACTGCTGAACGAGTCAGCAATCAGCACTGACTGGACCCGGTCAGCTTAAATCAAACATCCCCTAAGCTTTGTTATGATACgatcaaatttgaaaataaattacTTTTTGCTTGTCTATGAAACATggcaatttaatatatatatatatatatatatatatatatatatatatatatatatatatatatatatatatatatatatatatatatatatacacacacacttaAAGAATAAGCTAGCAACTGCATGCCAAATACAACCTTAATCTATTATCACCGTCAAACATAAGGATGACAATTTTGACCAATTTACTTACATGGGCTAAATGTGTTGTATTTTATCTCTTACGACTcaaatgagagaaataaaactCTTACCGACCATGAACAGGGTTGGCCCTAGAGACGTTTAAAGTGTTTCATCGCACAGGGCGCTAAAAAAAATAGGCCCTGAAAATCATTCTATTTACATAGCATTATATTATTGACTTTTATTAAGAAAATTATTGAAATATAGCTGGTTAAAAGTGGCATCCCCATTTTtaaggccagaaaagaccgattttgtttatgctttataaaaatcagagtatctcttttaataaaaatattgcggaatttgttcccagaaaaacaactgtgacatccccattttcacggccagaaaagaccgatttttgtttatgctttataaaaatctgagtaccttttttaataaaaatgttgcggaatttgttcccggtaaaacatgataatcgcgttatcaaagcacttccgaagaaaagtatttttattcattttaaaacatttgggatgtcatcgtcaatacagaaacataagcataaacaaaacttacatttatcactagtgatttatatctccttaatctctcagtgtaatgtgacttcatatcaacacgtgtgatataaataaactgagtgggtcaggtcgggaaacctggtgagtacatagggttttcaacctacaataatataattattatgtttaaacaatcaaacaatcaacctaattacccatctccattatcttctttattcttaaggatctaccctaagaatcaactatttctcattcattcattcctaaggatcatcctaaggaaacaacatgaagtccattgttgccaatgacacattggtcaagcgcagctgctaatcttgtcacttaggcgttgctgccagaattgggacattttctatgaggcacttctaccggtattgacctttaaacgctactgtcatggtcataaggctccctattaggcacaactgccgatactgtccttagagtgcagctgctaggacgtttaccgtagatctaaaacatctacgggttgtggcgcaactgccagtgctcatctatagtgtactaggtccactgctgccaatgtatacctatagggcactaggtccatgctactaatgttcctctatttcagcttttatctctcatcattcatctacccatgttttacccaacatattttgtagatataaaatacattatacagtttacatcatttaaaacatgtataaaaatctttcaccagcatagacagcaagtattcagacaatatgcacacatatcacgtaatttataataaaatatttcatatctatgtgtaagatgaaagggaccatgcactcacctgagtaggtggtgactcagcactcggacagcgctgcgatactctcaaaacaatttccttcgataaaacctagtatcaataccactagggtttagtctaacgataaccgcgattaattaatggtccagctattattattattattattatataagcattaaataacactcaatataactcataataatagaccaaatacttattataaggtcctaataacattactatattaaaacataagctatactaaagataggttaggcgtagctcatttacagcgggttttctcgaaaaccaggcttcgctggaCCAGCATtcctgagccgaaaggctcttttctcggagccttcgggcgctccggggcttccgcctcgtgctagggagttaccctagggtttgaggggttagggaggcttagagagagagagagagagtttagaaagagaaagaagagggttgaggggtgaggaagttggaatgcccgacacctctatttataggggtgctgaatgacatactcgccgagtaggaggaactactcgccgagttggtgcatgtggcaaccttctggtggtgccacatgttcaattctggtggtgccacgtcaccccctatcgcgtatcagccttcaaacttagaaaaatcataactctcgcatacgagctccattttcgacgttctttatatccacgcgtaggtaaaatcaatatctacaactttcatttggattccgtcagctaattctcgaccgatcttaaatttaacagtaggaggcgtttagattgttaaatgaccgcgaagaattcgtaactccttcatacggactctgttttcgtctatctttttaccgttgagttcctattaatgagatattcaactctcatttaggtcacgtaagccaaaaaccgcttgaactaaaattcgagtttcgggctgtacactgctaagccgaaactttgaaaaatcataacctcctcatacgaagtcagatttgggcgttctttttatggattttctcggtttaacatattatacgaattttgtttagatcattaaggctaaaaagtcctccatcgtaaattcactatttacgtctcccggtgtcgtgccggttttgccgtaaaacttcggcgggccataacttcttcgttataactcggattttggcgttctttatatgtaaggaaaccttgtaacatatactaaaacttggttaagaatatttattctaaataaccttttgccaaaaagtcattttcgacacttattgcctctaaattgactagcccggatctacgggcgttacattaaaGGCGTGTCACTTAGTATCTACTTATTTTTTGTTATGTTTCTTTCTAACTTTTTGTTAGACTTcagtaaaaaaaaacaaaatatcttCTCCAAAATTCCGGATTTGTTTATCGGATTTCAGATGTCCTTAAAATTTTGGAATAACTTTTTTCCCTCCTAAATCAAATTTCTTTCATCTGAAaataacattttatatgtttatgtgacatAAAGTTAGTTTGAAATAACATATTTAGACCATGTTTATTGGTGATCTCGAAGACAATTGGTTGTCAATATTTACATTGGTGGAAAAAGTAAGTAATAATATCCTCTACATTTTAATTTCTCTGTATATAAACTATTTCCATGTGATATTAGGTGGCAACCCAATGAAAGGAAAAAAATGATCTGACAATTTAGGATCGCAACCAAAATTCAGGGGCTGTTTAATAGTTACTGACTCGGTAAGCTCTGACTGAGTCAGAACCTGACTGGGTTTGGAGTCTGACTGAATCCACATCTAACTGAAACCATATTGTTTGATTATGCGACTGACTGACTGACTGTGCTGATtgttaaaaatgacaattttacccttttgttcTATTTTTTTTAGTGgcatgaaaaaaaaacaaaagaacccAAAAAGTACATTGCCATGTAGTGTAGGTTTTAAAAGAAACTAACCAAcataccactactagaaaaaaggccttttacgacgctcattgcgcgtcgtgaaacgctcagacgacgcgcaaatgcgtgtcaaggaaggccctgtcataaagagagacgacgcacggttatgacacgcaatgcgtatcaaggaaggccctgtcataaaggaagacgacacgtatttgcgtgtcgtaaccttatgacgcgcgtgtttatgacacacaatgcgtatcaaggaagcccctgtcaagaaaggccatgtcataaatgaagatgacacacatttttgcgtatcataattttaaatgttctaaaaaaaatatttatatatttattaatttttaaattaaatttgcatttaatgtctcataatagaaataaaatatcatatacaaaaaatacaatccattgcataaaatttaatgtcatacaattctattttttaaatatctaaatttgcatctaatatactctctacatcaaattccaactaagtaaag of the Lactuca sativa cultivar Salinas chromosome 6, Lsat_Salinas_v11, whole genome shotgun sequence genome contains:
- the LOC111905416 gene encoding L10-interacting MYB domain-containing protein-like — translated: MTDKRIRVSWKSELVDKTFLEACIQELTSNGREGSGLKASSWPVVAEKLKTNHNFIVDKKQMKNRYDYLKAKYAVWLKLKNKTGNIYNPVTNSFNMTNEEWEAEAKLNKYVDKLRNAPLPCPELCTQLFDGATSTGVHSWGPSSTLPHPNETFSTHDFEDT